A stretch of Planococcus citri chromosome 5, ihPlaCitr1.1, whole genome shotgun sequence DNA encodes these proteins:
- the LOC135848802 gene encoding uncharacterized protein LOC135848802: MADEIGSDVFDILNPTPVPLRELSAIAISLEIWRCEINKYRSSDTLKEFRPSGELISLKTILVPDLPSVIYPMIDKYVKIFGDSMEGWLERHYGRIFEFQYDHKTCILKYFEDFVCDYDGSIHYGRTAKRMMCCDRFDPNQKFLIACTYCFEDNIKQFYPLLSNESILPKNSTAYRLLVYWTVVIETHDQAANSVAERMFDESMPHNGLYLEYFWNRIPPENRLQKAIDVFVRDLRSFVRYILPKLNRQQLDEFLNEKGCELMYTLLEKSIYDEEFVLRTWAYVQNAMSEIAFTNLLVKILQYEFMGFFTCYERPNFFHLCFEVWNSTPETLKRSAVEKIASTEKVYQDNIMISYPPRWRELKFMLAILSYATYEQRNAFWRNGWHYLIFKIRGKDLHEIMKLCFQNEDEITEFKTNVMANNNVVLALCGILLDKAYFNDVNDVVCFLLPEIETARNFKQKLLRLTFPIDGQWNFDPVFIRKSVEFDEFISGAYNDVDAALNFKNQLTSSPLIQKRILACASFVPIEQLIKFTDLFVSNEEFLLQIETRAADFSKKRNDFREST; this comes from the coding sequence ATGGCTGACGAAATCGGTTCCGACGTGTTCGATATTTTGAATCCAACTCCAGTTCCTCTCAGGGAGTTATCAGCGATCGCCATTAGCCTCGAAATATGGCGCtgcgaaataaataaataccgtTCGAGCGATACATTGAAAGAGTTTCGTCCATCTGGTGAACTTATCTCATTGAAAACCATACTCGTTCCTGATTTGCCTTCTGTGATTTATCCTATGATTGataaatatgtgaaaatattcgGAGATTCGATGGAGGGCTGGCTAGAGAGACATTACGgaagaatatttgaatttcaatacgACCATAAAACCTGTATATTGAAATACTTCGAAGATTTCGTGTGCGATTACGACGGATCCATTCATTACGGGAGGACTGCCAAACGTATGATGTGTTGTGATCGATTTGATccgaatcaaaaatttctaatcgcTTGTACGTATTGCTTCGAAGACAATATCAAACAGTTTTATCCACTTCTATCGAATGAGTCGATCTTGCCGAAAAATTCTACTGCTTACCGCCTACTCGTTTACTGGACAGTTGTTATTGAAACTCACGATCAGGCAGCCAATAGTGTCGCAGAAAGGATGTTTGATGAATCTATGCCTCACAATGGACtatatttggaatatttttggaatcgtattcCACCTGAAAATCGTTTACAAAAAGCTATCGATGTTTTCGTCCGTGATTTACGATCGTTTGTTCggtacattttaccaaaattgaaccGTCAGCAGCTCGATGAATTTCTTAATGAGAAAGGTTGCGAATTGATGTATACTCTGTTGGAAAAGTCTATTTATGATGAAGAGTTTGTCTTACGTACGTGGGCATACGTTCAAAATGCGATGAGCGAGATTGCTTTTACAAATCTGCTCGTGAAAATATTGCAATATGAGTTTATGGGTTTCTTCACTTGCTACGAGAGGCCAAACTTTTTTCACTTGTGTTTTGAAGTATGGAACAGCACTCCGGAAACCCTGAAACGTTCAGCTGTTGAAAAAATCGCATCAACTGAGAAAGTATATCAAGACAATATCATGATTAGCTATCCGCCGCGCTGgagagagttgaaattcatgtTGGCTATTCTTTCATACGCCACTTATGAGCAGAGAAACGCGTTTTGGCGCAATGGCTggcattatttgatttttaaaatccgaGGAAAAGATTTGCATGAAATCATGAAGCTGTGTTTTCAAAACGAAGATGAGATTACTGAATTTAAAACAAACGTCATGGCTAATAACAACGTGGTCCTTGCGTTGTGCGGAATACTCCTGGATAAAGCGTATTTTAACGATGTGAATGATGTTGTATGCTTTTTACTGCCCGAAATTGAAACAGCGAGAAACTTCAAACAGAAATTATTACGGCTTACGTTTCCCATTGATGGGCAATGGAATTTTGATCCGGTATTTATCCGGAAATCAGTAGAATTCGACGAGTTTATCAGTGGAGCTTACAACGACGTTGATGCCgccttgaattttaaaaatcaactcacGTCGTCACCTTTAATCCAAAAACGAATATTGGCATGCGCTTCATTTGTTCCTATTGAACAGCTTATCAAATTTACTGACTTGTTTGTTTCAAATGAAGAATTCCTGCTGCAGATAGAAACACGTGCAgctgatttttcgaaaaaaagaaacgattTTCGTGAATCTACGTAA